Below is a genomic region from Zea mays cultivar B73 chromosome 9, Zm-B73-REFERENCE-NAM-5.0, whole genome shotgun sequence.
cctagagtagaatggtcgttctaaggactatagacctctgtccctgccttgactttgatatcccttcaaaagttggtcataccgaccaaacctatgttctactatatataataccttgctgaaaattgtgttttattctaatccttcatttacttatgattcattatttgctggtcatattaattctgttctcacccttttgcttgcgatgtcttttgtagatggctcgacttagacacactgcacgaaagtcagtcatccccttcttaccctcccgccttgctgagcgtctgcttcgccgtcccgtggccggacagtccagccacttggagagactgcaccaccgcctgcatgaggagcaggaacgtcgacgacaggagcagcagggctcttctttctcgctccaacaggagatagagtctgtgaggagctgctcccctgtgcttcctctggaggcgccccctgcaccaccactgggcgccccagcttctggagtagctgctggaggagacccagacgacggaggtggcgacgacagctcgagccacgacaccgacttctctgctaaccctgagccggaaggatgggttgctcgacccatcactcgcgacgctgctcgcaggtgtcacttccacgatgcgctcgacaccctgctacgtcgggcatttaaccggcatacttggtccatcgagtatcgctgtgtggtctaccagcacagtcgcggggtctacccggaccgctgggaggcaacctgcttggtgcgctgtccggagaacagtctccaaggtgcagaggcctgctcagagcactattctatctctgagcgggactcagctgaggcagccatgcaagatgctgcacggcgtgcgctttcgcactactgctcggttttcggtggggcagctgacggccttgacctgaaatattacccccgccgtccatctggcagcacaggaggcgtgattgtctcacctgtcggcgagggcaatcctaggttgagcagcacagtcaacctagccgtcgtgctaaacacggagctggaccatgcattagacgagctgagtagggctcgtgctgagatcgccctgctgcgggctgagcgcgcggaacgtcgtcacctggacggtggttcccccgcccccgtcgggactcagcacccgtaccgctcacctcggcgtggacaccagtcttatggcaatcccgattgcaagaccaagataactctagaaccatagatcgttagagttggatcttgtaattaatacgaaatatatacataaaagctacagtcttagcgttagtctcggtcttagttagtcttagttagacagggtagtttgctatatcctgtgcatttgtgtttgtcatgatgaactatgtttggtttggatctttgtaatgactgtcacgagagtgtgggtatcccctgcattttggtttacctattatgttaatggagttagctatatagttgggaaaccttttattccactttcctctttatctgagaagctgtgtggtctttgttggagatcagtgaagatgctcatctgttcagtgctgttgaagaattctattctcttttcttatgctgcaagatttgccagatcagttctgatgtgtggttgcattatgcagatgtcagagaacaggcgcagaggaggaaggcgtgctcagcaggagcgagccgctcaacaggaggaggtgccccagcaacagcacctgccgcccccgcccccgatgtccatcgagcagatgtttctgatgcagactcaggcagttcaagccatcggtcagactttggccgccattcagcagcagcagcagcagcaggccccacctcagcctcagatgcctcagatgcccagagacaagcgtgctgaattcatgagaggtcatccaccaacgttcgctcattcttctgaccccatggatgctgaagactggctgcgcactgtggagcgggagttccatactgctcagtgcgatgacagggagaaagtcctgtatggtccccgtctgttgagaggagcagcccaatcatggtgggagtcttacctcgccacccatgcccatcctgacgccatcacctgggaagagttcagaggtagctttcgtcagtaccatgttcccgcaggtctgatgactgtgaagaaggaggagttcctggccctcaagcaagggtcatcgtctgtcagtgagtaccgggacaggttcctgcaattgtctcgctatgctcctgaagatgtcaacaccgacgccaagcgacagtaccgtttcctgagaggcttggttgaccctctgcagtaccaactgatgaatcacaccttcccgacattccagcacctgattgatagagcaatcatgacagaaagaaagcgtaaggagatggaggatcgtaagcgcaagatcagtggaccccagcctggaagtagcaatcgtcctcgtttctcaggcaatcaacctcagcagttcaggcagaaccagcgtccacctcagcagcatcagcagttccaaaggcagtatcctcagcatcagtaccagaaccgtcagagcaatcagtcaggaggtcagtttcagaggcagaatcagcaggcacctcgccttcctgccccagcagcccagcagaacagtcaggcaacaccagctcaggttggaaacagagcatgtttccactgtggagagcaaggccactgggtgatgcaatgtccaaagaaggcaacccagcagcagtcaggccccaatgccccagcaaagcagaatgtgcctcagcctggagcaggcaatcgctctcagccgcgctataatcatgggagactgaaccacttggaggctgaagcagttcaggagacccccggcatgatagtaggtatgatcccagtcgactcccatattgcagaagtgttatttgatactggagcaacgcattctttcattactgcatcatgggtagaagcacataatcttccaattactaccatgtcaacccccattcaaattgactcagccggtggtagaattcgagccgatagcatttgtttgaatataagtgtggaaataagggggatagcatttcccgccaaccttatagtaatgggtactcagggaatagatgttatcctagggatgaattggctagataagtatcaggcagttatcagttgtgataaaaggacaatcaagttggtgtccccactaggagaagaagtggtgaccgagttagtcccgcctgagccaaagaaaggaagttgttatcagatggctgttgatagcagtgaagcagacccaatcgagattatcaaggttgtgtctgagttcccagatgtgtttccaaaggacttaccgggtatgccaccagagcggaaagttgagtttgctatagagcttcttcccggaaccgcccctatctttaagagagcttacagaatatctggaccagagttggttgagcttaagaagcagattgatgaactgtcagagaaaggttacattcagccaagcacctcgccttgggccgcccctgtcctgtttgtggagaagaaagatggttagagttgatcaaagattatgagttggagattcattaccatccaggcaaagcaaacgtagtggcagatgctttgagcagaaggagtcaagtcaatctgatggtcgctcgttcgatgccttatgagttggccaaggagttcgacaggttgagtctcggatttttgaacaattcgcgaggagtcacagttgagttggaacctaccttagagcgtgaaatcaaagaagcgcagaagaatgatgagaagatcagtgagatccggcgactgattctagatggcagaggcaaagattttcgagaagatgcagaaggcgtgatatggttcaaagaccgcttgtgtgttcccaatgtccagtccattcgggagttgattctcaaggaagctcatgagacagcctattcgattcaccctggcagtgagaagatgtatcaagatctgaagaagaaattctggtggtacggaatgaagagggaaatcgcagagcatgtggctatgtgcgatagttgccgaagaattaaggcagagcaccagagacctgctggattgttgcaaccgttgcagatcccttagtggaaatgggatgaaattggtatggatttcatagtcggattgcctcgcactcgagccggctacgattccatttgggtagtggtggaccgcttgaccaagtcagcccacttcatacctgtcaagaccaactacagcagtgcagtattagcagaattgtatatgtcccggatcgtttgtcttcatggtgtgccaaagaagatagtgtcagacagaggaacgcagttcacctctcatttctggcagcagttgcatgaagctttgggcacgcatctgaatttcagttcagcttatcatccgcagacagatggccagaccgaaagaaccaatcaaattcttgaagacatgttgagagcctgagcgttgcaagatcagtccggatgggataagagattgccttatgcagagttttcctataacaacagttaccaggccagtttgaagatgtcaccatttcatgcgctttatggaaggagttgtagaactccgttgcaatgggatcagcctggagaaaagcaagtgtttgggccagacattctgcttaaagccgaagagaacatcaagatggttcgagagaatctgaagatagcgcaatcaagacagcgaagctatgcagacacaagaagaagagagctgagtttcgaagtcggagactttgtctatctaaaagtgtcaccaatcagaggagttagaagattcggagtgaaagtcaagctagcaccccgctacattggtctgtatcagattcttgcaagacgtggagaagtggcctatcagctcagtttgcccgagaatttgtccgctgtgcatgatgtctttcatgtgtctcagttgaagaagtgcttgagtgtgccagaagagcagttgccagtggaaggtcttgaagtccaggaggacttgacctacgttgagaagccagtacaaatccttgagattgcagacagagtcacccgaaggaagaccatcagaatgtgcaaagtcagatggaatcaccattcagaggaagaagcaacctgggagcgtgaagatgatctgatggctaaataccctgagctctttgctagccaaccctgaatctcgagggcgagattcttttaagggggatatgtttgtaacgccctgaatttgggggtagaattttttcttcttgtctctcaccaaattcaggcgttacccttttcttttctcgttccctcgctaaaccttgatcttttccaaagttatagcggggtttggcttggatttcccgtgtaaagaaaaaccctaaattactttatgttgtttgatgcaccatgccaaactatgcattctttgattgcttagagatgtaagtgcattcatctagaaagatcagatttcgaaaaggagaaaaaaaaccttttctttctttttctttttctttctctctctcctctttttctctctcccgcgccgtgggccgccccggccggcctagccgcccctggccggcccagcccccccccgcgcgccccctttgggcccattggcccagccgccccctccctttccccccaattcccccaatccctctccctccctctcattctctctcttccccaccccagccgccgccccctgccctagccgccgcccctgctagtcgccggttcggccgcccgtccccgtccccggtgaggtccccctcccccatctcccctccccttccccctacccggctcggccccgccgctcggccgcccctgcgccccggtccggccgcccgccgcccagctcggccgccccctggccggctcggccgccgccgcccctgcctagccgccccgcgcccctggccggttcggccgccccacgcccctggccggttcggccgcccctgcgcgcccaactcggccgcccctggccggctcggccgcccctgcgcgccctgccccgccccatggccggttcggtcgCCCCCAGccccccgccagctcggccgccccgccgtcggttcggccgcccccgcccctgccccaggccggttcaaccgccccctggccgattcaaccgccccctggccggttcaaccgcccccactATACCACAACCTAGCTATAACGACTTACTTAGAGTCGGTATAAACCGTTATAGCAACGTACTATCAGTCGCTATAGAGTTATACCGACTAACTCTTTCTGACGCTGTAAGCGGCGTCGGCATAAACTTATAGCGACAGACATGTTTATACCGACGGACGGTTAGACGTTAAAGAGATATACCGACTAACATATTTATCCCGACGGACAGTCTGTTAGAACTTATACCGACACACTGTATGATGCGATATATGTATTTTTACCGACTAACAATCAAACGCTACGACTATATGAGCCTAGAAAAATATATTACTAGCAGTTTCCAATTATACTGCATTCATACATAAAGTTCATACATACATAAAGTTCACAAGTTATACTGCATTCATACATAAAGTTTCCAATTATACTGCATTCATACATAAAGTTCATACATAAAAGTTCATACATATGACAATAACAATTGTACTGCATTCATACATAAAGTTCACAAGTTTGCTTAAATAAGCAGCAACAACACTAAGTTTGGCTTGTGAAAGTTCAGAGATACTAGCTAGTACAACCACatgttggtttcacaattttttaAGTTCACTTGCAAATTTCTCTTTTGGAGAAAATACAAAACAAAATATCTAGCTGCATCCATCCAAAAGAACTTTTGATCTTTCTTGTTGTAGCATCCATAGGCACCACCACGATCTGCTTGCTATTGTCATCATGGAGTAAACAAATGACTTACTACCTCTAGGGCCTCCCTCCTGATAAAATTAAAACCCAAATCATTAGTAGACTACTTAGAAATCCATTCCAAAATAAACTATAGAATAGATACCACCATTGCTCCATGATTAAGCTAAATATACAATACCAAACATGGAGATGACTACATGTAACAACATGGAAGCAGTCAACATAACATTACCAAACAGGGCTTACCTGTGCCAACCAAACACCAAGACATCGCACAAGTTTGGTTTGGATTCTGCTGCATAAGTTCTAATGCAGGCTAAGTCTCATGCAAGTCACCAATCAGACAACTAAGCTACAACTACAAGCATGCCAATACAATGATTGGAAATGAAAATGATGCACACCAGAGATACAAATAAATGAACAATAGATCCCATCCAGGAATATTCCACATCAATAGAGCCTTGATGGTTTCATGTATCAACTGCTTACACTACACACAAGGATCTCCATATTAAACAAAGCTCAGTTGCAGATTGACCACCACAGTCGTTCATCATGATTAAATTGTGCAAACCACCACAGTACTTCTACATCATAAGCAAAACATAATATGACCGGAAAGGAGCATACCTGGTGCTCATTGCTTCTAACACAAGATAGAATAATGTAGTCTTTCTCTCTACCCTGAAATGAGTCTACACTAGCGACCTGCAAGAGGTATAAAACTTAAGCAAGCAACCTTCTATAATATAGATTAAAACTAGGTTTTTATAAATTTTATGGTCGACCTTGATTTCCTTGTAAAGTTGTTGGCGAAGAGAGCCATTCCTTGACATGTAATTTACAATGTATGCCCTTTGCCCTTCATAAGGTGTGATAACTCCGATCTGTGTGAAAAATGCATGAGACACACCATCAGGGATTTTGACTTCATATAAAGTAAAGAATAGCAGGTCATGAGATGATAAGACACACAATGAGTGAAAAAATACCTGGCTTGGTACAACACCACTTCTTAAAAAAGTTGTTACAATTTTTTCAACATTTGCAGCTTCAGTTCTATTGAGATACGATGTCCCACTAGCACTGATTTCTTCTTGTCCCATCTGCAGATATTAGTATGGATATGCAGCACATCCAGATAAGAGTTTGTGTATGAAACACATCAATATTTCCATAGTTGTCAAAGAAGCTACCTGCACATAGAAGAACATTGGGCGATTTGGAACAAGCCAAGGAAAATCAATTCCAGACGATTGCCTCTCATTAACAGTCACTCCATTTTGCAGTGTGCCTTCATAAAAGCAGTTGGATGGAAACTCTGAGAGGCATGGATGCATTCTATACTGGACCTATAAATCAGAGATGATTTGACATAACTTAATAGATCGATAACAGCAGGAAAAACCAGATAACATCAGCATGAACTCATTTATGTGAAGTACAAAAAACAATAGTTTCCAAAATGTCTAATGAGGAGTAATTATCATGACATAAAAATGTAAGTAACTGCTATAACTAAATAAGTCAAGAAAAAACTATAGCCTTTATACATGGAGTGCCAAAGTTGCAGGATGAAGCAGGAAAAGGATAATAACACCAAGGTACATCATATGCAGGTATTACCTGTAGCCTGAATGGCTTCACTCCAAGGATAACAAGGCGTTCAAAGAGAGATTGTGCTAATTCTGCATGGGCTGCTTTTTTGCACATGATGACAGGACCCAATTGGCAATGATCTCCGACAAGGACAACCTATAATTGCAAGAGTATTAATAAAggataaataaaaataaaagaaaagaaaatacaaGTTTATATTTTACCTGCTTGACATCTACGTTAGTGTGGTTAGATGACGACCACTTGGTGAGCATCTCCCATCCTGGTATGTGATCAGATCATCCAAGCTTCAGGTTCATTCATCATCTTCACTTGAGATTAATCCAACTCTTGCCCTCcacatcacgtgattaattaacgtacctaatGGAATGCGAAATGCATATGAATAAGAATAGACATAAATGACACAGGATAGGTAAACTACACTGAAGAGGGCAAAACACTTCTGGCAGAGCGCTACAATTCCTATGAGCAAACACTAGTTAACTTTGACTCTACAACAATCACACACTTGGAGTTACTTATTCTCAGCTCAACCATCAAGCACAATAACTCAACACAAATATTCAGCTAAGACGTAACCTCGATAGATTGCAATACTTATGGTAAGACAAATGTAAACATTTAAAAGCAAGCATATACTAGGTATCTataaattactaagtgtaagaatCACACTTTTCTTAGGTAGCCGGAGTAAACATCACAATTTAAAATCTACAGACTTAAAGTACTAACGTGCAATGCGTAGAAAGGTCAGTTAACACAAACAGTCTcttctgtccagaattggacagattcagacttcataTTTCAAACAGCCATAACTTGACttctagaccaccaaaaagggtgctccaaaatttgttggaaagcttaagaaaagtactacaattatcctataattactaagagctgattctcagtttagcttagccaaacattccaattttcgaaacctgtacagaatttggacagattctaaaactggacttggaaaaatcataacttctaaactacaagacctatggtcatgaaattttagcACAAGCAAGATAaagaagttatctacaacttttatatataacacttccacagaaaacatggtttacttcattgaactagTTGCTTAAgtaaaactggtcatgcagtcccaaaCAACAAGAATTCAATTTAGCTCATAGTTAACCTCTACAATCACCATATGCTTGATACTTCAACTATTCTAACACATCATCCTAAATTAGAGTTAAAACCACCTAGTTAATCGTGTATATAAACTAGTCTATTTCATATTCAAATATCAATCAACACTTGGTCAAGACTCCTAATCGATCACCACATATAGCATAATGATTCCCCTAGCCGGACATCAACTCCATACACATAGACAGGACATCGATTTATAGGTTTGGCATTACATCAAACACAGGGCATGCAGGGACAGCGAGGTTCACCGGGGTTTGACGACACTGCAACTGGGCTGCCCAAAAATTTACGGAGTCGACAACATGCTGCTCGACCACTACCAAGACGTTGCCGCTGGCGTCAAGTGCGGAGAGGGCGTCGAGCCTGTCCACGGCGAGCAGCAAAAGGGCAGGGCTGCGTCCATGGCACCATGGGGTGAGGGCTGGGCGAGCTGGGGCTGGACGCTGAGCACAGGAATGGCCGGCTGGTACCAGAGAGTCGCGGATCCGAGCGAGCGTGGTTGGTGGCGAGGACGGGCTGGAGACCGGGCGGCCTGACGGCATTCATGGCTAGGGCAGGGGTGAGCGACAGGGAGGAGAGGCTGGGAGTGGCGGCTGACAAGCTGCAGAGATGGAGAGGAGCAGAGAAGATGGGGCGGCGTCAAGCTGCTGGAACTAGGGCAAGCGCAGCTAGGGCTGATGGCGGCCATGGGAGAGACGCCGAGAGAGGGCTAGAGAGGATGAGGCTGGGCGTGCACAGGAGATAGAAGACAGGATAAGGGAGATTGGATAAAGAGAATTCAAGTTTCTCTTCGTCAAACTAAAGAAATTGTTAAAAGAATCCTGGAGATTAGGCAGTGGAGAGATAAAATAaatttttttaaaatttttaaCAGAAACAACATGTATATTTTGAGTTCTAAAATTCGGAtctaaaaaatatataaataggTCAAACCAAACGAGATCAGTGACAGTATTTGAAAAGGATTCGATTTGATGAATACTCCGGAGTCAAATAAATGCTTACCCGTTATTTATATTTGGAGATTTAGATCGAGCGAGAAACACACACGGAACGAACCAAACAAGATCGGCTTGGATATTCCTTACTATGTCGAATCTAGTTGAAAACACATAAACCCCATCTTTTTCGAATATGGGGATCTAGACAAGACGCAAAcggatatatacacacacacacacaattcTAGCAGTAGGTTTTGGCGAAATATAAACAATTTGGACTAAAGCGACTTTTGGGATGTACATTTTAGTTTTTTCGCAAATTGCAATCAAAGAAATGGATTAATTATGAATAGTGGGTCTCGGCTCTAATTGTCTCATCCCGATTTAATTTTTTGCAGCACTTCTATCGTCGAGTCCAAATAATATTTACTTGGGCCAAAATCGCAAGAGTGGGTCGGGATTCCAAATTCATGTTCTCTAAACCCATAAGTTTTAAACGGACACAAGACTCGATATTTCGCGAAATAAATACGCGAGATTGATACAACATCGAAATTGTGATCCTTTCGGAATCGACGTCACACAACGTTCACGTCGGAATAGATGTTTTGGGCGGCGACGGCTCGGGAAAGGAAGATAGGGTTTTGGTCGGCTGGTATTTGGGTCATCATTTTTGCGCGCCAACAGGCCCGATAAATTGCACACGTTTTTATGGCGACTGACAGCGCGATGCTATAGGTATGAATTGCCGACTGACAAAGCGACACTATTTACATATAAATATAACGACTAACACTCAGTTGAAATATAGACATATGCCGACTCACCATCTGTGGCCATGTATACCGACTAACAATTTGATGCTATTTCTCTATTTATAGCGACAGTCGTCAGACACTAATTTGGTGTTGTGGTATagtgcccctggccggttcaaccgccccccttttttttatttattttattttattttattttctttcattactgttattcattttattttaggcaggttaatcattgttcatgttattgaaataggaaacttaatttagaattccgttacactagttaattcatataattgattgtttatccagtccaatgttgatcaactaaaaatgactaggtttccattagtgcatataactaaattcttttgttagaacaaaatgtaactaatcattagtgcataagctttaaccccccccccccccccccgcgagacctttttccgtttctttctaaccataatgaatgcgatatcgaatgtcatacttgatgcatattcactttatttgttcccttgtatgatgtactgtttgtttcccaatttgaatggatgaatgtatgtatgcttgcaatcgcatagagaacgatccggtcgaagagcccgaggaactcgcaggagaagcccctgagcagcagtcggttggtggaggcaagtgtcccttgacctatctctgtcctattcattcttttaattcacctcccgctttacacatttatgcctaaggattgactagcttttgttatccatgtccttgtttacctatttgggttggattattattattattgtttagctttatgctattgctcaaactctaatcaatgaacatgatgagattatctatgatacgctgttttcccttctcttattatgatgtggtacttgtggtcatcaagggggctcgagcggtttctcgagtgcctctccgtaaggacctgttctatggatgaccgcccgggaaaacagtgcaaccatgagggtggaatgggatgcccttagctgaataattagaggatccggggtgtagatcacttagccgtcgtgccgtcaatggggctcggtgtatgcggctctctctgccaagtttgggttcgcccccttggggaggagtgcggtgcatttaggaaacctaacgggtggctacagccccggagaatctttgtaaaggctacgtagtgatgccctgctgggtcaccttggtagtgatcaatggagagtcatgatctccgggcagaatgggaatcacggcttgtgggtaaagtacacaacctctgcagagtgtttgaaaactgatatatcagccgtgctcacggttatgagcggccaagggagctccagtgattagtggtacttgatcagagatactttggtacaggtggttatgagattgatggttttggttatgactatggtgctggtaagtggtactctttccgtttggaaaggagtacgtttgggttaataacttgggttaatgctaaaacttggctttctactagtaagtaataatctgaccaactaaaagcaactgcttgacttatccccacataaagctagtccactacagccaaacaggatacttgctgagtatgttgatgtgtactcacccttgctctacacaccaaaccccccatccccaggttgtcagcattgcaaccactgctcaggcgaagatgaagctgtggaaggagacttccaggagttccaagactacgacgagttctaggcgtgggttagcggcaacccccattcggctgcctgtgaaggccgcgtttatctacgtttcttttccgcactttgatttattgtaaggactatatggacgtcttagacgtatgatgtaatcgactattatttcccttttaatactattttgagcactgtgtgatgatgtccatgttatgtaactgctgtgtacgtgaataattgatcctggcacgtacatggttcgcattcggtttaccttctaaaaccgggtgttgggtctatgcttcgtcgccgaaggtcttatagaaagaactgatcctcggatgaagctgttcgtataagatagccgaaggtgcctcttcgtagagcttcggcattacaaaccgacttaaagatagaatgaccttttaacccatgaaggtctgagtcaatgttgtaagtttttataaggggcatacttgtaattcctcacaggctgtgtcctgtgcctataaatagtgaacagtattccgttactgttcacgcattctggtatttgcaatcgcatctctcggaatacaacctttg
It encodes:
- the LOC103638036 gene encoding regulator of nonsense transcripts 1 homolog, with translation MCKKAAHAELAQSLFERLVILGVKPFRLQVQYRMHPCLSEFPSNCFYEGTLQNGVTVNERQSSGIDFPWLVPNRPMFFYVQMGQEEISASGTSYLNRTEAANVEKIVTTFLRSGVVPSQIGVITPYEGQRAYIVNYMSRNGSLRQQLYKEIKVDHKIYKNLVLIYIIEGCLLKFYTSCRSLV